The segment TCGCTATATAAACACGATTGACTCAAAACTCAAATTCATCCAACTCCTGATTATTTCTCAGAGAACGTTTTCTGCGTCGCGGTTGGGAAATTCGCAGTAAAGGGACAAGTAACGTACCCAAGATTATGCCTCCGGCAACCGAAAAAGACAGTAATATACCAACAGGAATTTTAATGGATTCCCAAGCTAAAAATTGAAGGGAAATAGCGGTAATATTTTGAATTGAAAAAATAGCGATCGCCCCTAACCAAAAAGCAATAATGATAGCGGTTATTAAATTGGTTAAAGCTTTCATAGTTGCCTCTCGATATCAGAAATTGAACCATAAAGGTTAAACAATAATTAAAATAAGTTGAGGGATTACCCAAGGGTGAATATTTTATGTTATGACAATTAAATGTGTGATAAAGATAACAATGATCTTCTAATACCAATGTTACCTTAAAAGAAGTGATTAGGATGAAGGTAAAAATCAAAGCGATCGCCCCATCCCTACCCTAAGAATTTTATGAACAATTCCCACCCCTTTTTTGATTACACCAGCGCGGACTTAGAAAAAGAAGCTATCCATCGACTCCGCAACCTTGTTAGATCCTTACCCTCCCAATGTCAAATTTTCCGAGAACCTTGGAACTCTTCTACAGTAGTTTGTCTTGATTTTGCCAAATGTTCTGATCAACTCAATCAATTGCTATCGGATCAAGAACCACTTATCCAAGCCATTCAAGCATTGGGTTTAGCCAACACAGTGGTTTTCCGCATTGGCAATAAGTTGATGGGATGGAAGGGAATTGCTTCTCCAAAATCTAGTGAAAAAGGTTAAAACCGCTAATTTCATACCAATTTAGCGGATCTTTTCAAGTTATTCTCCCTTTCTTTCCACAGGAGGCGCAGGAGGGACAAATTCAGCCGCAGGAGCAGCAGGTTCAGGTTTTTTCTGTAAAACAGGGGCAGGAAGGGGCGCAGCAACCGGTTGGGGTTGCGGTTGTGCTTGGGTTTGGGGTTCCGGTTGAGGCGCGATCGCAGCAGACGGGGGAGGCTCAACGGGGGCTGTCTCTCTCCGTCTTCGTGTCTGCCGAGTTGGGGCGGTTGTTGTTGTCGTTGTCTCTTCAGTCGGGGGAGAATAGGTATCCCGACGGCGACGGCGGCGGGTTGAACTGCGTCTTTCCTCATAACGGGGTTCTTCTTGACTTTGACTTGCCCTCGTTGGTTCAGACGAGTCATAGCGAGTCACCACCTCATAGCGGATGCGTTTGGGCTTGATGGGTTCGGCTTTAATGGTGGCTTTACGCCCGTTTAAAGAAGGAACAGGGGAAAAAGACTCAACCGGAGTCCCTTTGACGGCTTCTACCATGAACTCGCGCCAAATCATCGCAGCCGTGCTACTTGCGCCCCAAGTAGGCTTATTGTTGTCGTTGCCTAACCATACGCCGGCCGTTAATTGGGGAATGTAGCCAACAAACCAGAGATCTCTGGCTTGATCAGAAGTTCCGGTTTTTCCGGCGACGGGGCGATCGCTCAATTGAGCCGGGGTTCCTGTGCCTGATGTCACCACCCCTCGCATCATCCAGGTCATAATCGCGGTACTATCGGGGTCAAGGGCTTCTTTGGGGCTAAACTTAGCTTGATAGAGGACGTTACCTTGGCGATCGCGCACCCGACTGATGCCGTAGGCGGGTTGATGGATGCCGTTATTGGCAAAGGTTCCGTAAGCGTTGGTTAATTCGAGTAAATTGACTTCCCATGCCCCTAAGGCCAGGGAATAGGTGGGTTTTAACTCAGATTGAATGCCCATCGCCTGAGCCACTTTAATAATGGGGTTCCAGCCTACTTTCACCAAGACTTGTACCGCCACGACGTTTAGGGAAGAGGCTAAGGCTTGACGGATGGACACGGGAACGCCACTGTACTTATCCCCATAGTTTTCAGGACGATAGCCATCGATGACGTAGGGGGAGTCATTAAAACTGCGATAGGGGGAAAATCCGGCCGCGATCGCCGTTGCATAGACAAAAGGCTTAAAGGTTGAGCCGGGTTGCCGTTTGGCTTGGGTGACGCGGTTATATTGGTAATTTTCGTAGTCATTGCCCCCCACCATCACCTTAATTTGTCCATTACGGGGATCAACGGCGGTTAACGCGGCTTGTTTGAAGCCTTGCCAGCGTCCATAACGGGTAACGGCGGTTTCAATGGCTTTTTCGGCTGCGACTTGCCATTGACTGTTCAGGGTGGTTTCGACGGTAATTCCCCCCTGTTTCAAAATCTCTGGGGGGACATATTTGGG is part of the Rippkaea orientalis PCC 8801 genome and harbors:
- a CDS encoding transglycosylase domain-containing protein → MFNQFGSKFRQKISQFFPQKPDKEGENSQPVKNTPQPITYLASDYCKKFKQKLQLPPSVIAFSQTAVNSLKRASLVRHHPKFWLLFGITMGTSSSAIALGYTIYQVESSITESVEEVFTYARPETLSIKSADGEILEEVGPVTHEKLKIWQIPDTIIEAFIASEDHRFESHQGVDPQGIFRAMFSNLKAGEVVEGGSTITQQLARIVFLNQERSITRKLKEMRLAQKIEANLSKNQILEQYLNLVYLGSGAYGVADAAWVYFGKTADKLTIPEAATLAGIVPAPSLYSPLENLNAATERRNIVLQRMIDQKLITPEEGKTAIASSIALKPQKPKRLERKAPYFTDYVQAELPKYVPPEILKQGGITVETTLNSQWQVAAEKAIETAVTRYGRWQGFKQAALTAVDPRNGQIKVMVGGNDYENYQYNRVTQAKRQPGSTFKPFVYATAIAAGFSPYRSFNDSPYVIDGYRPENYGDKYSGVPVSIRQALASSLNVVAVQVLVKVGWNPIIKVAQAMGIQSELKPTYSLALGAWEVNLLELTNAYGTFANNGIHQPAYGISRVRDRQGNVLYQAKFSPKEALDPDSTAIMTWMMRGVVTSGTGTPAQLSDRPVAGKTGTSDQARDLWFVGYIPQLTAGVWLGNDNNKPTWGASSTAAMIWREFMVEAVKGTPVESFSPVPSLNGRKATIKAEPIKPKRIRYEVVTRYDSSEPTRASQSQEEPRYEERRSSTRRRRRRDTYSPPTEETTTTTTAPTRQTRRRRETAPVEPPPSAAIAPQPEPQTQAQPQPQPVAAPLPAPVLQKKPEPAAPAAEFVPPAPPVERKGE
- a CDS encoding lipopolysaccharide assembly protein LapA domain-containing protein, translating into MKALTNLITAIIIAFWLGAIAIFSIQNITAISLQFLAWESIKIPVGILLSFSVAGGIILGTLLVPLLRISQPRRRKRSLRNNQELDEFEF